One part of the Eucalyptus grandis isolate ANBG69807.140 chromosome 10, ASM1654582v1, whole genome shotgun sequence genome encodes these proteins:
- the LOC104421283 gene encoding LOW QUALITY PROTEIN: protein kinase G11A (The sequence of the model RefSeq protein was modified relative to this genomic sequence to represent the inferred CDS: inserted 1 base in 1 codon) yields the protein MEPWLDDLADDLQSLSFTSTATTATTADVHRSTSCSSEATLTVASSSAHGSFSSCTAARPGHHRPRPHLALSDLRFLHRLGSGDIGSVYLAELKCAAAPAASAAAGGGGGDCPLFAAKVMDRRELASRSKEGRARTELEILEMLEHPFLPSLYASVDXPKWLCLLTEFCPGGDLHVLRQRQPLKRFEETAVRFYASEVVVALEYLHMMGIIYRDLKPENVLVRSDGHIMLTDFDLSLKCDSSTSTAQIVSDQNPPVSAPKTDNPINPRPFNSSSCILPNCIVPAVSCFGPKRKRKKKQGRCGGPEFVAGPIDVRSMSFVGTHEYLAPEIISGEGHGSAVDWWTLGIFMFEMFYGVTPYRGMDHELTLANIVARALEFPKEPAVPAAARDLLTQLLVKDPARRLGSTMGASAIKHHPFFQGVNWALLRCNQPPFVPPPFSKDIVSDDSCPETPVEYY from the exons atggAGCCGTGGCTCGACGACTTAGCGGACGATCTGCAGAGCCTGAGCTTCAcctccaccgccaccaccgccaccaccgccgatGTCCACCGGAGCACGAGCTGCAGCTCCGAGGCCACCCTCACGGTGGCCTCGTCCTCCGCCCACGGCTCATTCTCCTCCTGCACCGCCGCCAGGCCCGGCCACCACCGCCCCCGCCCCCACCTCGCGCTCTCCGACCTCCGATTCCTCCACCGGCTCGGCTCCGGCGACATCGGCTCCGTCTACCTGGCCGAGCTCAAGTGCGCCGCCGCACCGGCCGCCTCCGccgcggcgggcggcggcggcggcgactgcCCGCTGTTCGCCGCCAAGGTGATGGACAGGCGGGAGCTCGCGAGCCGGAGCAAGGAAGGGAGAGCGCGGACGGAGCTGGAGATCCTGGAGATGCTGGAGCACCCCTTCCTGCCGTCGCTCTACGCGAGCGTGG TCCCCAAGTGGCTCTGCCTCCTGACGGAGTTCTGCCCCGGCGGCGACCTCCACGTGCTCCGCCAGCGCCAGCCGCTCAAACGGTTCGAAGAAACTGCCGTCAG GTTCTACGCTTCGGAGGTGGTGGTAGCTCTAGAATACCTTCACATGATGGGAATTATTTACCGTGACCTGAAGCCTGAAAACGTGCTTGTCCGATCCGACGGCCACATCATGCTCACTGACTTTGACCTCTCCCTGAAGTGCGACAGCTCAACGTCGACGGCCCAGATCGTCTCTGACCAGAACCCGCCGGTCTCAGCCCCTAAGACCGACAACCCGATCAACCCCCGCCCGTTCAACTCATCTTCGTGCATCCTTCCCAACTGTATAGTCCCCGCTGTGTCCTGCTTTGGGCCGAAGCGGAAACGCAAGAAGAAGCAGGGGCGCTGTGGTGGGCCAGAGTTCGTGGCCGGGCCCATCGATGTCCGGTCCATGTCATTCGTTGGGACCCACGAGTACTTGGCCCCGGAGATCATCTCCGGCGAGGGACACGGGAGCGCCGTTGATTGGTGGACGCTGGGGATATTCATGTTCGAAATGTTTTATGGGGTGACCCCCTACAGGGGGATGGACCATGAGCTGACCCTGGCCAACATAGTGGCTCGAGCTCTTGAGTTCCCCAAAGAGCCTGCCGTGCCGGCTGCAGCGAGGGACCTCTTAACCCAATTATTGGTAAAGGACCCAGCCAGGAGGCTGGGGTCGACAATGGGCGCGTCGGCGATCAAGCATCACCCATTTTTCCAAGGAGTGAATTGGGCATTGTTGAGATGTAATCAACCGCCGTTTGTACCCCCTCCCTTTAGTAAAGACATTGTATCGGACGATAGTTGTCCAGAGACTCCAGTCGAGTACTATTAG